The Micromonospora sp. NBC_00421 genome contains a region encoding:
- a CDS encoding C40 family peptidase produces MAHHAPRPPSRRSTQVVRETVAPRPRWSRFTTTLTALTAALVVLTGGATPVHADPSVAEIERQIDQDWNKLEPVIEQHNATRADLAAKRRQADALGKRIAPLQRRVDQAMNQVSGLAVQAYKGENMSTVNALLGSHDPSQVVEQLGLLDRFASRQQREVRAVAELRDELAATKAPLDEMVVQLTRTEAQLAAKKKQINTEIDRLQKLRLTVYGNGGGGPLRPAPCPAGYPGGPAGTAVKFACAQIGKLYVWGAAGPNNFDCSGLTMAAWSKAGVSLPHNARQQRQVTDRVSRADLRPGDLVFYYADLHHVGMYVGDGWVVHASQSGQPIKMKRVDDGPVHSYGRPG; encoded by the coding sequence GTGGCACACCATGCCCCGCGGCCACCGTCGCGCCGGTCGACCCAGGTCGTCCGGGAGACGGTCGCGCCGCGCCCACGCTGGTCCCGCTTCACCACGACTCTCACCGCCCTGACCGCTGCCCTGGTCGTGCTGACCGGTGGCGCCACGCCCGTCCACGCCGACCCCTCGGTCGCCGAGATCGAACGACAGATCGACCAGGACTGGAACAAGCTCGAACCCGTCATCGAGCAACACAACGCCACCCGCGCCGACCTCGCCGCCAAGCGCCGCCAGGCCGACGCGCTCGGCAAGCGGATCGCGCCGTTGCAGCGCCGGGTCGACCAGGCGATGAACCAGGTCAGCGGCCTCGCCGTCCAGGCGTACAAGGGCGAGAACATGTCCACTGTCAACGCCCTGCTGGGCAGCCACGACCCGAGCCAGGTGGTCGAGCAGCTGGGGTTGCTGGACCGCTTCGCCAGCCGCCAGCAGCGCGAGGTGCGGGCCGTCGCCGAACTGCGCGACGAACTGGCCGCGACCAAGGCGCCGTTGGACGAGATGGTCGTCCAGCTGACCCGTACCGAAGCCCAGCTGGCGGCGAAGAAGAAGCAGATCAACACCGAGATCGACAGGTTGCAGAAGCTGCGCCTCACGGTCTACGGCAACGGCGGCGGCGGGCCGCTGCGCCCGGCCCCGTGCCCGGCCGGCTACCCCGGTGGCCCGGCCGGCACAGCAGTCAAGTTCGCCTGCGCCCAGATCGGCAAGCTGTACGTGTGGGGTGCGGCCGGCCCGAACAACTTCGACTGCTCCGGGCTCACCATGGCCGCCTGGTCGAAGGCCGGGGTGTCGCTGCCGCACAACGCCCGGCAGCAGCGCCAGGTGACCGACCGGGTGAGCCGGGCCGACCTGCGCCCCGGCGACCTGGTCTTCTACTACGCCGACCTGCACCACGTCGGGATGTACGTCGGGGACGGCTGGGTCGTGCACGCGTCGCAGTCAGGTCAGCCGATCAAGATGAAGCGGGTAGACGACGGACCGGTCCACAGCTACGGCCGCCCCGGCTGA
- a CDS encoding pyridoxamine 5'-phosphate oxidase family protein, with protein sequence MASWSAFAADEPRLADGIRLLLQQYGPGFGYLATVRADGGPRVHPVCPLVTDGGLFCFVVDSPKRRDLERDGRYALHSFPSEETDDEAYVTGRAEPVTDPARVELVAAIGRAAPRVDWRLFEFSVDVAMLTRRDHGGLSSPDGKPSTVQVWLDPAAGRPAVTGVPDQRPSRHGRHGFDTRRTAA encoded by the coding sequence ATGGCATCCTGGTCCGCATTCGCCGCCGACGAGCCCCGACTCGCCGACGGGATCCGCCTTCTCCTCCAGCAGTACGGGCCGGGCTTCGGCTACCTGGCCACTGTCCGTGCCGACGGCGGCCCCCGGGTCCACCCGGTCTGCCCGCTGGTCACCGACGGCGGGCTCTTCTGCTTCGTCGTCGACTCGCCCAAGCGTCGTGACCTCGAACGCGACGGCCGCTACGCGCTCCACTCGTTCCCGTCGGAGGAGACCGACGACGAGGCGTACGTGACAGGCCGGGCCGAGCCGGTGACCGACCCGGCGCGGGTGGAGCTGGTGGCCGCGATCGGCCGGGCCGCACCCCGGGTCGACTGGCGGCTCTTCGAGTTCAGCGTGGACGTCGCCATGCTCACCCGCCGTGACCACGGTGGTCTGTCGAGCCCCGACGGAAAGCCCTCCACCGTGCAGGTCTGGCTGGATCCTGCGGCGGGTCGGCCCGCGGTCACGGGCGTACCCGACCAGCGGCCGTCCCGCCACGGGCGGCACGGGTTCGACACCCGCCGTACCGCTGCCTGA
- the dcd gene encoding dCTP deaminase, with product MLLSDRDLVSEIKAGALALAPFEPSLVQPSSIDVRLDKLFRVFNNHLYTHIDPAVQQDDLTSMVEVPAGEPFVLHPGEFVLASTLEVISLGDQLAGRLEGKSSLGRLGLLTHSTAGFIDPGFSGHVTLELSNVANLPITLWPGMKIGQLCIFRLSSPAEHPYGSEVYGSRYQGQRGPTQSRSWQNWRTWPTR from the coding sequence ATGCTGCTCTCCGACCGGGACCTGGTCTCCGAGATCAAGGCGGGCGCGCTGGCGCTGGCGCCGTTCGAGCCGAGTCTGGTGCAGCCGTCCAGCATCGACGTGCGTCTCGACAAGCTGTTCCGGGTCTTCAACAACCACCTCTACACCCACATCGACCCGGCCGTGCAACAGGACGACCTGACGTCGATGGTCGAGGTGCCGGCGGGCGAGCCGTTCGTGCTGCACCCGGGTGAGTTCGTGCTCGCCTCCACGCTCGAGGTCATCTCGCTCGGCGACCAGCTCGCCGGCCGGCTGGAGGGCAAGTCGAGCCTGGGTCGGCTGGGCCTGCTCACCCACTCGACCGCCGGTTTCATCGATCCGGGCTTCTCCGGCCACGTCACGCTGGAGCTGTCGAACGTGGCCAACCTGCCGATCACGCTCTGGCCGGGCATGAAGATCGGCCAGCTCTGCATCTTCCGACTCTCCTCGCCGGCCGAGCACCCCTACGGCTCCGAGGTCTACGGGTCGCGCTACCAGGGTCAGCGCGGGCCGACCCAGAGCCGGTCCTGGCAGAACTGGCGCACCTGGCCGACCCGCTGA
- a CDS encoding zinc metalloprotease — protein MGLRPNLLTRRAAGVASTTFALLLSTAAVGVVPAASAYSAAPGSASCAEPTDVHADVHSDARVRGGGKKAAHKRHDPNELTAEQVQTREADFTAALRTSTLRSKSSIRTGSTEGRTVALAPISVPVVVHVIQRDSTRAGGNIPDSLINAQINVLNQAYGGATGGVATGFTFQLQKINRVTNASWYPIVQGSTAERQMKTSLRTGGKNTLNIYLGELSDDLLGWATFPKRTLDVMDGVVVLGESLPNGAATNYNQGDTGTHEVGHWLNLYHTFQGGCSGSGDSVSDTPAEREPAFECPTGRDTCTATGKDPITNFMDYTYDSCMYQFTAGQASRMVNAWTAYRAAA, from the coding sequence ATGGGACTGCGTCCCAACCTGCTGACCCGGCGTGCCGCCGGTGTCGCATCGACGACCTTCGCGCTGCTGTTGAGCACCGCTGCGGTGGGCGTCGTACCTGCGGCTTCCGCGTACTCCGCAGCTCCCGGCAGCGCCTCCTGCGCAGAGCCGACCGACGTCCACGCGGACGTCCACTCCGACGCGCGTGTCCGCGGTGGTGGCAAGAAGGCCGCCCACAAGCGGCACGACCCGAACGAGCTGACCGCCGAGCAGGTCCAGACGCGGGAGGCGGACTTCACCGCGGCCCTGCGTACCAGCACGCTGCGGTCGAAGTCCAGCATCCGCACCGGCTCCACCGAGGGCAGGACGGTCGCGCTGGCCCCGATCTCCGTTCCGGTGGTCGTGCACGTGATCCAGCGGGACAGCACCCGGGCCGGCGGCAACATCCCCGACTCGCTGATCAACGCGCAGATCAACGTGCTCAACCAGGCGTACGGCGGTGCCACCGGCGGGGTGGCCACCGGCTTCACGTTCCAGCTCCAGAAGATCAACCGGGTCACCAACGCCTCCTGGTACCCGATCGTGCAGGGCTCCACGGCCGAGCGGCAGATGAAGACCTCGCTGCGCACCGGCGGCAAGAACACCCTCAACATCTACCTGGGCGAGCTGAGCGACGACCTGCTCGGCTGGGCGACCTTCCCCAAGCGCACCCTCGACGTGATGGACGGCGTCGTGGTGCTCGGCGAGTCACTGCCGAACGGTGCGGCCACCAACTACAACCAGGGTGACACCGGCACCCACGAGGTCGGCCACTGGCTGAACCTCTACCACACCTTCCAGGGTGGCTGCTCCGGCTCGGGCGACAGCGTGTCGGACACCCCGGCCGAGCGCGAGCCGGCCTTCGAGTGCCCGACCGGCCGGGACACCTGCACCGCCACCGGCAAGGACCCGATCACCAACTTCATGGACTACACCTACGACTCGTGCATGTACCAGTTCACCGCCGGCCAGGCCAGCCGCATGGTGAACGCCTGGACCGCCTACCGGGCAGCCGCCTGA